TAGGTTCGTTTTCTAAGGGATCCGTTGTTACTGAAGACGGTCCAGTAAAATGGACCGCTTTAGATTTCGTCGGACCGATATTTTTAGTGGATCTGCAAAACGGATGTCTGTGTGGCCTTAGAAGTAATGTCGTTTTTGTTAACATTTACTAATACACTAACCACTTTTTTCATGCTGCATTTCAGGCCGGGCCCGCTGGCTTCCTCAAAAGCTTTTTCTAAGTTAGTTCTTCTCACCAAGACTgtcgtttgtttattttctcttttcgTTAAAAAGTTTACTTTAACTGACGCGTTATTAACAATTCCGTGAGCGACCACTTCAGACTCCACgtcttttgttaataaaattatatcactaaGCTTTACAATTGCAATTCGTATTaagtaatgttattaaaatttgtattgaatattataatgaagtgttcagataataataaaatatcatctcTTGTTGATAATCAGAAAAGAAAACCATATATACAGGTTTTTGAGTTCAGTTCATTGTAACCAGCACACAAGTAAGGTAATTAGTTTAGCGATAATTTTTAAGTgatgtttaatgaaaaaaattgaataatcgTGTTCAGCGGGaactattttttaagtattaataaaaaataacaattgtaaaACTGTTAAGTATTCATGTACCTTAGTAGAACAGTAAGTTGTCCATTAGCCGATGTTACCAGCTTTCAATCTTGTTATGCGAATTATCAATTGACtatgaataaaagaaaatctatgTTGACCTTTCTCGAGTTATTTTTGAGTTTATATTGTTGAAATTTTGTTAAAGTAAAGGCATTtcgttttttatactttttttttatttttatttttctttttcatcttTTCACCCCTTACGTAGGAACTAACGCGAGCGAGACAGAGCGAGATCGCAGCTATCAGTGACGTAACAAACACATTGAAAGAACGAGACAAGCTTAAAACTAAGCTGGAAGAAAGTAGAATGAGAATTATAGATTTAGAAATAGAACTTAATGAATCTTCGCTTATACTTTCcgaaatacttaaaatatcagACAGCCAAGAGCTTAATAGCATAAAGAAAAGCAAAAGTTTTTTCGAACTACAAAAAAGCGGTAAGGTAGTGGATAGGCTAGACAAGTGCAAATTGAGCAGGAGCTACAACGacctgataaatattaatagagacgataacatacatacaaatatacacaaGCTAACGAGAAAGATAGCAAACCTAACGAAggaaatcgaaattaaaaatgctaaaataataGAACAGCAACGATGTATATCGATTTTAGAGGACGCTCTGagagaaaataataacataactgAATTTGAACAATTACTAGCAGTAGTAAGGAGTAAAGACGAGAGAATAACTGAGCTggaacaaatattaaacaaaaaacctGGTGCGATGTGCACCGTGTATAACGACAAAAGGATATTAGAATTAGAAGACGCTCTTAAAGAATCTTTCATGATAGCAGCTGAAAGAGAAAAGGTTTTCTTTGAAGAAGAACAGATGCGGATTGAAACATTGCAGAAGGTAATTAAGAACATAATTTTCATCATCGACATAAAAGAAAACTTACAATATGCGCTCACCAAAATGTTTGTCATCTAAAATTGGTAAATACTGAATCACACCAAAACCTTTGAATGGCTTTTGATAGCTAAACACATAGACTGATCCCCTCTCCTCAAACGCGAGTTAAGCTGGCGGAACCTAGTAATGATATAACttctaatattcaatttaaacactTTTCAGATGAAGAAGATGGAGCAACGCGTTCTATCATTACAGAATGCTTCGATAATGAACTGCGAGACGTGTTCGACGGTGCTGAGGCGACTGAAGCGGCTGGAAGAAACGTATCAACGTTGCCGAATGAAGAGGCAAGGAATATTGCGGCATTTATCGTATGTTATGTAAGTTCaacttagatttttatattaactagcTAACAGACCCGACTTCGGACGGGTAGAATAAGTCTACGTAATACGTTCATATCAAAATACGAGTATACATCTGTTTTGTTTGGCATTCAATTCAAGCACCTTAGCCTTTCTAATGAATCACACCACCCATCAGtaaaaaccatataaaaatcCGTTTGGTACTTTTTTAAGTTCATCTCGTACAGCGTgaggactttattttataatatgtagagaCCTCGAATTCCTTCTTGCAAGTGAgtagcttattttttattttaacattaatctcATCTGTATTATgaagattaaattaaacgaatataatTCTCATACATTTCTAATAAGCATTGTAATACAATCAAAGAAAGATAAACACTGTCGGCctgattaaatattatcaaatcttTATTAACAGACAAGACTTATTGGAAGGAGCGATCACCGAAAAGGACTCTCAGATAGCCGAGCTTGAAGTAAAAGGTGTTCTAAATGAAGACGAGACAAAGGCATGCGATGTACTTAAGGATGAAAAAGGAAAGCTGCTCAATAGACTTAAGATCGAGGTAACATCAATTATTGTTcgtttatctataataatattaaataagcgaaagtaattttttttgtctctGTTTGTTACTCGTTCACGACTATTGAATCGattttgaaatttggtataagcaagcttgaaccccaaacaagggttacttttttatgcttAAAACCTGATGATCAAACAATAAAACGCGACCGAGTCCGCGGTCGAATACTATTAGTACcataatttaatcaatgtatttattattagcatACCACTCAAAACAAATGTAACGgagtcatataatattaatgagcaCTTAAATGAGGCATCGAAGGAGGTTTTagtacaaaagaaaaaaaaacggcaCGTGAGAGACACGATAcacaatatatctataattcaaccatagactaaaatattttaatactaaatggCTGTCTGTGGTTACTTTTCGCAAGATAAAAACACGTGTCtgtattatagtattaataataacagaatatattaagtgaatttttaaaaaaagcctAGTATGTACATGTAAACCCATTCCAGAATGAACGAATAGTGGAGTTCGAAAGAGATTCGAGCGAGCCAGAACAAGACGAAGGTACTATACCAGTCCTGACGCTCGCTGACAACCTCATAGCCGCCTGCGAAGATAATGTAATTGTTTGGGTATCGTTTACAAAGAACATATCGAGAATGGGAGTGtgtcataataaaatttcattccgTTCATTCCCtagaagataataaagttgtatgtgtcataaaaaaaacatacgaacGAATATttccattcattcatttttataaaatattaaataagattcaTTAATACATCATCTCATATCATTCATGTTTTATTcccaaaaacaaacaaacgattACTCCGTTGGTTGATTTTGTACTTACAATGTTTTTGCTTGAATTAGAATCGCCAAATCTTTACAAATAATACCACAAAAAAACGATTTATACGCAAAGCTTACTcaagttcaaattaatttattcaatttagttttTACTTACAAATTTATAGTCAAAACAGAATACGACCGGTTGGTATAAGATAATTGTCTTACTTGAACTGAgcaaagaaactcagtaatacCTACAAAAAGTCTTTTTTTCGGCCTGGGTGCCTTAAGTTTCgtcattatttctaaataaatcgcTTTTTATGTGATAATTCATTTATGTGTCGGTTtgattagaattattatattttttaacgatatatactataataagtagtcttctataatatataggtaattGTAGTTTTACAATGTTATAAACTCATTCGAACATTAAGCACTGTTgtgtcaattaaaaattattgttgatTCCAAGAACCAactgaaataaagtatattttgattatattgttGAAACATAAtagataaagttaaaatttatttacattgaatttattttagagactgcgacatattattatttttttatttcaaaaatgatagaatataaaataaaaattaaggtgaaaacaaatcaattatatatttttattatagtattattattcaaaatattttaaataaatgttttttgcaGGGAGAGGACATACCAGCAACTATACTGTGACGTCAGAAAGCTAAGTCTTATCGTAAATATGTTGTGGCCTAGCATCCATCGCACCTCACCATCACGCTACCTTACCATCATTGCTTATCACTCCAGCCTTACCgcccaaaaattaaaaaaaaaaaaaacccgcttGCCATTTCTGAACGTGTTCAAAAATCGCGCCCTACGACCAAAGaggttttgtaaataaagatttaatttctttaattttaatttttttttatttatgatttcaaGGTCTCCAATTCGACgtaagtgtatatttttttaaaacagtttcgATTGATATGGAaccaaattattcatatacctattttattatctatagttAACCAATTGTTAAAGAAAAGTGTATACCTATAGAGCAATAATTTAAACTTCTAGAAGAAATTCACACTCAGTgtctatttttatcttaatactaGTCAAATTTATCAACGTTTTACTGCTATATATGATTTAACCTACATTGTTAATGaattattgctttaatatatataaatatatatgttattgtttCATTGGGTAGTATGGTAAAACCTATGCTCATTTCCTTCCAAGATTATTACATAATTGTTACCTAATTCtgaacttttaatatatttagacgcAAACCTAATGTTAAACACGATTGATTCCGCTACAGAGCTtagctaaattatataaatgtcacgTTTTTgttcaatatcaatttattaaattgcaaataaattacTTAGTACGTTTGAATAgatttttgtaatacttttacATATCAAGCACAAAGTATAATGAAGCCTCCGAATCAAACAGATGGCatatcattaatttacaattagcTTCAAATAGGAAACGCTATTGGTGTTAAAGAACGCCCGTACATTGTCAACATAAGCACTGCCTTACATTCTAAGGAAATtgacattttcattataatataaactgagCGAACGTTTGCACGAACCGATGAGACGTCCGCTCTCGTTGACTGGTCGCGTCGAAGTGATGTTATTTGCGGTACATCAAAGCCAATCTCCGTTTCggcagttaaaatttaaaactacagtattttataaatgtatcgtgagctttttataaatgtatttacaactGTGTCACACTGTTACTGTATTACATTTGTGACGCAATATCGGCATATTTGAAAATCCAATTTGTGAACAATTTCAATACCGTTGAATCATTTAGCCTAGTCAGTTTTAACTCCTAATgatgtgtaattaaatttttattgctgTTTTAGGCAAAGCTTTAATGCCACGATCTTTCATGAATTGGATTTTATTAGCCGATTCGTAATAAAACATCGAGTGATCTCAATTTTCGCTGTTTTACTATTTGTAAGGACTATGGCCACTTTCAAAGAAAATCCTCATTAtcgtaattttgatttaattattaaaaatttttatatttatttatttttttaatttcacattaaTTACGTCCGGTTATCAGTTTTTGGGTCCAAAATGGCCATTGTCCTTTAGCGGTTAAGCTGTCAATTTAACTTCGACATTTTGCGATTGTGTTGTGAGTGGattgtgaaaataaatgatttttggaGTTGGCAAACTGGCTTTTTATACTCGATACATGTCGCTGAACGTAGTATGTATTTATGGTAGGTTGGGCATAGACAAGCTGCAATGTTCCGTtgatattcgaaattcaaatttgttaaaagttcgatatttaaatttatttatttattcgttttgatCGCGGACAGAACTTTGCAGCTTCATTTTTGTATCGAATCAAAGTGTGTAGAGATTGTACGATCACAATAATTatggtattatataatattagttacttgttacatattattataatggtaTTAAGCCGTGGGTTGCTGTTTCCCACGTTGTATTGACGAAACTatgctaaaaaatataagaatacatgttctttgaaaatataatatcttcatataatacatttacgtgtttttatataataaaaccctGTTCCTTATGATATGGATCTTTCACAcggaaaaataaatgaaattcaaaaaaaacaaataaataaaataaaaataacaaaatgtatgtaatcagaaatcatgtttaattatgaaatcTTGTTGAAACATGAGCGTGAaactcaaaatttatttaataatattcaaaaaaatattacaatgtatcCGAAGCaaaattacgtaaaaatatgaaatatttaattaaaaaatatacataaacaatattttacgtatgtagcgccatctattagttAGTAGCGAAACTTCAACAATAACAAACGCGTGATATAACTTCACAAAACTACTTGTCCATAGATGGCGTTAAAATTaggaaacaatattttatttactaatttaaaaataaaatgtttgcgaTATGCACATTTCGAAggtttcattaatatttctgcttagaatttgtatttacaaaatgcACAACACCTGAAAGATTTTCTAAGCAACAATTACTCAGCTAAATAAAgagcatttaaaaaatacttgcaACCCTTACTTTCCGTTTaccgggaaatataatcaatttaccatttacgaaatttaaaaagtttattaataaataaatcttattattcattaaaagaatactttttagaaaaaaaaacgcctgaattcaggctcgggttccatcgcCGGAcaacaattattgttaaaaacagcattgtaaatctgtttattttaaaagagcaactatgcgggCTTCTTGTCGTTTCTTCCCGCTggaagctgctttccgaaacggtcatagtatttaaataaccacgattcaaaaacgcttcattgtgaagtttacttgaataaaattgatttgatttgatttgaagcaCCGAATCTATCGAAAGAACGACTAATTTCAAGGTCTACCCTACTGTGCAAAAGATAATTGCACAAATGCACGGATTGAGCTGTTGAATACAGCAAGCACAGTTGTGTTGTTGTTTGTAGTTGTTGTTCGGTCAATCTCATCATTGGGTTGAAAATCAGATGAAACTTAAAAGATATCAGGCGCTGAACAAACGAAATTTACGTTCTTTCCCAATGTAACTCAACATAACAAAATTTTCTACTGAGAATCTGGGCTGCTACAGTAATTCATACTTCACAAAAATCAAAACCAACAAACACTCTTATGACCAGCTACTAGACCACGAggcacttataataatataaagagtattttgatatgtatttatttgctatttatAAAGATTCAGTTGTATCAGACACGCGTGGATCAGCCCTTAAATATCCCAACGCTGGGGACCCATAACAATTCATAATTGATTTTGACAATCATAGTCTTACGATGTTTCCATTCATGTGTATGAATTACAACcgcatattataaaacttagcAAATGATTTACGTCTTTGGGCTCGTGTGGATTAAATAAACTATGCCTTTGTTTAAAAAGTCGGTTCTTCCGAGTACAGTCCGATGGTAGTTAGACATTAAATTTTGTCtatcaaaattaatgattttgatttattataaggCTGGACCATCTCAtctcttttttaaaacatacataagtaGATAAGTTGAGTTTAAAAAAGTTTCAGATAATAAAAGGTTCATAAAAATTTTAGCTTAATATTGCagtaaaccaaaaataaaatctatataaaataccttgcacaattaaaattaaaaaaaataattaaaaactgccAAATCGAAATACTTCGCTCACATTCTGCTTTACGCAGCTGTTATGTACGGTCAGAATAAAAAActtgacattaattttatctttaataaacaaTTCCTGTTCAATAACTTCACATTAGTTACCGCTGTcgaaaaaataaatcgtattttatttataattctacaaaaaaaaaaacttttgtgataaggaacattttaattttttatctgtatatcaaggaaattatttcataacagGCATAGTTTTAACAGGCACACTGTGATTAACGTTCGCTaaactgaaatttaaatttaattatttgtgtttataaattcatctcgtgctcggcggtgaaggaaaacatcgtgaggaaacctgcatgtgtctaatttcaacgaaattctgccacatgtgtatcccgccaacccgcattggagcagcgtggtggaatatgctccaaaccttctcctcaaagggagatgaggcctttagcccagcagtgggaaaatttacagactgctaatgctaaactGAAATTATCCTACAACTTGTGCGAGTTCAGTaacaaagacattttttaaagaaatatgtacataaataatttgtaacgtaATATATtctgaagatttttttaaaattttgatacacagtataataataataatatcatcgtTTTAATAatctagtattaatatttataaatacgtaactgatattataaacttaCATCTGTTTAGAGAATAATATCTACAATACAAATACGGTCTGTATTCTTAGCTATGTTCGCAATGacatgttatgttattattttgtacattgatctttattttaattgacttaACTCTTTATGGATGTTAAATGgcctttcataaaatattaattttaaaaaaaaaaaaccaaaaaaaatattataatttatacataatatttataaattaaacttttgtaataatattatggtgTAAATAGTTACTTTCGGTTTGAATTTTTTCGATCACTAGTACCAAGCGAGTTCGCCGGAAGTGACGCCGGATACAGGTGCGTGTGTTCCGCTCCGCgacaatattataatgaaaccggttgtgtataattttgttaactTTTACTTATGGATCGCGTATAAAGGTTTTACTGTAcagtattatgtttttttttttaatgatattctaGACCAAGGTTATGCAACAGAATTGTTAATGTTCTCTGGACCAAATTTGGTTCCCGGATTGACAATGGAGTCTATCCAGCCAGCTATAACAGGATCGTGTAAAGAGGTTTTACTTTAcactattatgtttttttttctaaatgagaTACTACACTAAGATTATAGAAAAGGATTGGACTAAAATTTCCTCCAAGCATTGACAACGAAATCTAGCCACAAACAAAAGGTATCATGAGACAAATAAGTTAGTATTTACTTAATGCATACTTAAGGCAGgatgaaaatacataaatttaactgtatttgtttgatataacattttaattgaaatgttgGAAGCAACAGCCGaattcgtcggttcttctcggtagattaCGAgattgaaatttgtaaaaatattcataattttctgTTTCCAGTACAGAACGAACGAAGAGAAATCTGAACCAATCGGGACCAATCGGCGTTTAACGTTGCGTTacttacgttacgttacgttggGTTActgtcttttttaaattaatatttgctcGTGCTGGAATATCAACGTGGGATATCATGATCTGCCGGACAACtcatactttacttggtggtagggctttgtacaagcccctctgggtaggtaccacccatattctaccgacaagcagcagtactcagtattattgtgttccggtttgaagggtgagtcagccagtgtaactacaggcacaagggacataacatcttagttcccaaggttgttggtacattggtgatgtaaggaatggttaatatttctcacagcgccattgtctatgggcagtggtgaccacttaccgtcaggtggctcATCTGAtcgtccgccaaactatacCACAAAAAAAAGTCACGTATAAGCTTGAAGTCGAATCGAACTTTTTTGTTATCATAAACTTACTACTACCGACAATATATTACTTTTCTAATATTAGAATGTACTtcattttgtagtttttaaaattgtatacttaATGTCATCGGAAACGACTTAACGTCTGTGGCACAGGCTTCGCCTAGTCCAGGCGTTTGTACCCAATGAATAAGTACAACCTAATTGTAATGTTATTCATAAGTAGTTAAGGgtaagtgttgtattattaataagtatattaatagtaaACTAACGCAATGAGGAGCCGAGATGACCAAGTGGTTaaaaagcgtgcatcttaaccgatgatttcgggttcaaacccaagcaagcaccactgaatttcatgtgcttaatttgtgtttattattaatctcgtgctcggcggtgaaggaaaacatcgtgagtaaacctgcatgtgtaatttcaacgaaattctgccacatttgtattccaccaacccgcattggagcagcgtggtggaatatgctccaaaccttctcctcaaagggagaggccttagctcaacagtgggaaatttacaggccgctaaTGCAACGCAAGGAACCAACAAAATTGTATGAGGTATCCCTTGACAATTATATATGTGATAAGAAATTTCATACATATTCAAAACTTAGGCAAATATATGTGTAATACTGCTATCTACTGCTACAATTATATCTTttactctttcacggctaaagCACTGAGCCGAATTGGATGAAATTGATATTtagcaagtttgaactccaaagaaggacatatactacttttttatacctcaCACCTGATGAAAaacccctaaaacacgagcaaagccgcgggcgacaactatttAGAAATAACATAATCTATTTGAGAATGTGTTGGAATAATTTTAGTAAGCGTTATGAATACTATGAATAGATAAGAGTACAAACCAATGGGTAGTTATTATCGctagatattttaacaaaaaatatacaaaaatatcttagaTACTCACAACAGTTTAGAGAATTAATCTAAAAATCGAACGTATAATTTGTAACAATGCTAATAtgcatttaattttctataaaaacatGTCATGTTAAGTGAAATTGTAGCTTATAGCGTTACGAATAGAGTCTACAATTTGTTTTACTTATACATTTGTTAGTTAGGGTAACCATAATgctcttcaataaaataaaccgCTTGCAATTTTACATTATCGACAAATTGAAAATtcgtgtttaaaatattaatatttgaggcgtattatacaaattatagaatattttagtgGTAGCTCAACCACAAAACTTACACTTACGTAAGCTCAGACGATACGATggtgggtagataccacccattcatcagatattctaccgttggtattattgtgttaccGTTTGATGGGTGAGAGAGCCATCtaatcaaatacatatacaactcagaagttatttttttatcaattagtaaatatttattaattgataaagaaaataaccactgagtttctagccggttctCTTCGATATCATCTACATTTTGAACAGGAGGTAGCTTAACACTCAAATACAAAAACacttataaaattcattaaaatataattaaattttgagtttttaaacttaaaattaccAGGTACTACCAGGTATTaccatgttttaattttaacagcTGAAATAAACTTCTAAGGTgtagattaattttttactgaCACTATTAATTGCCGATTCTAATGTCAGTCGagataaatatgtaacattgaattttaattgacataatatCATTGACATTTAGGCAATACCAAAATTCGGTGTGGGCAAGATTAGGGTTGGGGTCCTAGAAATCTTGGGTGTCTAGTGTGAACTGACAAAAATCGTCATGTATGGATAAAGCAGTATACGATCTCCACACgacttttattgttatataaaattattttttgtcattgtgttaatttaaacgggattttaaataacatttttttattcatttaataattatcaaacgttatacattttttttttcattatctattatttaatacataatatatacagagaacaacttcgttccaattcttcttttttttataacaaagcacatgcattatatataattgcacTTAACAGAAACAAGTGTAAGTAAGTTAAACTGGAACATATATAGTTTCCTTTTAGctctttataa
This portion of the Vanessa atalanta chromosome 22, ilVanAtal1.2, whole genome shotgun sequence genome encodes:
- the LOC125072842 gene encoding ELKS/Rab6-interacting/CAST family member 1-like — encoded protein: MRIIDLEIELNESSLILSEILKISDSQELNSIKKSKSFFELQKSGKVVDRLDKCKLSRSYNDLININRDDNIHTNIHKLTRKIANLTKEIEIKNAKIIEQQRCISILEDALRENNNITEFEQLLAVVRSKDERITELEQILNKKPGAMCTVYNDKRILELEDALKESFMIAAEREKVFFEEEQMRIETLQKMKKMEQRVLSLQNASIMNCETCSTVLRRLKRLEETYQRCRMKRQGILRHLSYVIQDLLEGAITEKDSQIAELEVKGVLNEDETKACDVLKDEKGKLLNRLKIENERIVEFERDSSEPEQDEGTIPVLTLADNLIAACEDNVIVWGEDIPATIL